One window of the Paenibacillus beijingensis genome contains the following:
- the ureG gene encoding urease accessory protein UreG, protein MCQGQGHSHQQWEKPSIPAGRPIRIGIGGPVGSGKTALVERLSRELSGDYSIAVITNDIYTKEDARILAATGVLPEERILGVETGGCPHTAIREDASMNFEAIEELERRFDGLDIIFIESGGDNLAAAFSPELVDRFIYIIDVAQGEKIPRKGGPGIMRSDLLVINKIDLAPHVGASLEVMGEDSKRMRGERPFVFSNLFGGDGVADMVSWIKHEIAHATGTEHSHEHEHAHEHGHHHHHA, encoded by the coding sequence ATGTGCCAAGGACAAGGACACAGCCATCAACAATGGGAAAAACCGTCGATTCCGGCGGGCCGGCCGATCCGGATCGGAATCGGAGGACCGGTCGGTTCCGGCAAAACGGCGCTGGTTGAGCGCCTCTCCCGCGAGCTTAGCGGCGACTACAGCATCGCCGTTATTACGAACGATATTTACACGAAAGAGGATGCCCGCATTCTGGCCGCAACAGGCGTGCTGCCGGAAGAACGCATTCTAGGCGTCGAGACGGGCGGCTGCCCGCATACGGCGATCCGCGAGGACGCGTCCATGAACTTTGAAGCGATCGAGGAGCTGGAACGCCGTTTTGACGGGTTGGATATCATTTTCATCGAGAGCGGCGGGGATAATCTTGCGGCGGCGTTCAGCCCGGAGCTGGTAGACCGGTTCATTTACATTATCGATGTGGCGCAAGGGGAAAAAATTCCGCGCAAAGGCGGCCCCGGCATTATGCGCTCCGATCTGCTGGTCATTAATAAAATCGACCTGGCTCCTCATGTCGGCGCTTCGCTTGAGGTCATGGGAGAGGATTCGAAGCGGATGCGCGGCGAGCGGCCGTTTGTGTTCTCCAATCTGTTCGGCGGCGACGGCGTAGCCGACATGGTTTCCTGGATCAAGCACGAAATCGCCCACGCTACCGGAACCGAGCATTCGCATGAGCACGAGCATGCCCATGAACACGGCCACCACCATCACCACGCCTAA
- a CDS encoding urease accessory protein UreF — translation MDRNVTVANVSPGAARVSIPWLAFQQLLDSALPIGGFSHSFGLETLVQEGRIRTTAQLRQYAENMMLMSWATSDAMVIKAAYRDMPGGDWERLWAVERLVHVQRAALEARTGVEKMGRRLLQLAADIFPAIDWEPLQTAQRNGACIATHPLVLGYASFQLEISLVQAVEGYLYNCVVTCINSALRLMSMGQTEGQRLIAAIMPLSQRALEIVQELEPEDAWSNMPMAELAMIRHETLYSRLFMS, via the coding sequence ATGGATCGGAACGTTACCGTTGCGAACGTGTCGCCCGGAGCTGCCCGCGTCTCCATTCCGTGGCTTGCCTTTCAACAGCTGCTGGATTCGGCGCTGCCCATCGGCGGATTCTCCCATTCCTTCGGGCTGGAGACGCTGGTGCAGGAAGGCAGGATCCGCACGACCGCCCAGCTGCGGCAGTATGCGGAAAACATGATGCTGATGAGCTGGGCGACCAGCGACGCCATGGTGATCAAAGCGGCATACCGCGATATGCCGGGTGGAGACTGGGAACGGCTGTGGGCGGTGGAGCGGCTTGTGCACGTGCAGCGGGCCGCGCTTGAGGCGCGCACCGGGGTGGAGAAGATGGGCAGGCGGCTGCTGCAGCTGGCGGCGGATATTTTTCCCGCGATCGACTGGGAGCCGCTGCAGACGGCGCAGCGAAACGGCGCTTGCATCGCTACCCATCCGCTAGTGCTTGGGTATGCAAGCTTTCAGCTCGAAATTTCGCTCGTACAGGCCGTGGAAGGTTATCTGTACAACTGCGTCGTCACCTGCATCAACAGCGCGCTGCGTCTGATGTCGATGGGACAAACGGAAGGCCAGCGGCTCATCGCCGCGATCATGCCGCTCTCGCAGCGGGCGCTTGAAATTGTGCAAGAACTGGAACCGGAGGACGCCTGGAGCAACATGCCGATGGCGGAGCTGGCGATGATCCGGCACGAAACGCTGTACTCGCGTCTTTTTATGTCATGA
- a CDS encoding MarR family winged helix-turn-helix transcriptional regulator, producing MEETKEDTSELMKELDDRFRQVRRLINLEWNRDNIHGLGITHGRILMMLAEEGPQKASAMAEAMKITSGAVTGLADRLVELGFISRERGEADRRVVLLEITEEGRKLISNLEEIKHSIMKRLFSGMSEQEMRNMLRYCNIMIDNFEREA from the coding sequence ATGGAAGAAACCAAGGAAGATACGTCCGAGTTAATGAAGGAGCTTGACGACCGTTTCAGGCAGGTGCGGCGATTAATTAATTTGGAATGGAATCGGGATAATATACACGGATTGGGCATCACACACGGACGCATTTTGATGATGCTGGCGGAAGAAGGACCGCAGAAAGCTTCGGCGATGGCGGAAGCGATGAAGATCACTTCAGGGGCCGTCACGGGTCTCGCCGACCGGCTCGTTGAGCTCGGGTTCATTTCCAGGGAAAGAGGGGAAGCCGACCGGAGAGTCGTTTTGCTGGAGATTACCGAAGAAGGCCGAAAACTGATTTCGAACCTGGAAGAAATCAAGCATTCCATTATGAAGCGGCTGTTTTCGGGAATGTCCGAGCAGGAGATGAGAAATATGCTGCGTTATTGCAATATCATGATTGATAATTTTGAACGGGAAGCTTAG
- the nfsA gene encoding oxygen-insensitive NADPH nitroreductase has product MLNTFSNETIEALLHHRSIRRYKNEPVTRSQLELILRCAQQASSSSHMQTYSVISVTEPDKRRAIAAWAGGQRHVEQAPVFLVWCADLHRFDQAVAGAGGQFEPSLEYFLVATVDVSLAAQNAVIAAESMGLGAVYIGGIRNEMKKVAGLLELPELVYPVFGLCIGVPDEQPDLRPRLPQEAVFHENRYNRDAFGQTIEAYDKTYHTYASSRSGGTKDTTWSIEMRGRTKYPPRQYGDFLRDQRFKLDDGQEDQDD; this is encoded by the coding sequence ATGCTGAATACGTTTTCGAATGAAACTATCGAAGCGCTGCTCCATCACCGGTCGATCCGCCGTTATAAGAACGAACCGGTGACCCGTTCCCAGCTGGAGCTTATCTTGCGCTGCGCCCAGCAGGCTTCGTCATCGAGCCATATGCAAACCTACAGCGTCATCAGCGTCACGGAACCGGACAAGCGCCGTGCGATCGCCGCATGGGCCGGCGGCCAGCGCCACGTGGAACAAGCGCCCGTGTTTCTTGTCTGGTGCGCCGATCTGCATCGCTTCGACCAGGCGGTTGCAGGCGCCGGCGGGCAATTCGAACCTTCCCTTGAGTATTTCCTTGTCGCGACGGTAGACGTATCGCTGGCGGCGCAAAACGCCGTCATTGCAGCGGAATCGATGGGACTTGGAGCGGTTTATATCGGAGGCATCCGCAATGAGATGAAGAAGGTTGCCGGGCTGCTTGAGCTTCCGGAGCTCGTCTATCCGGTCTTCGGCTTGTGCATCGGCGTTCCGGACGAGCAGCCGGATTTAAGGCCGCGGCTGCCGCAAGAAGCCGTTTTTCACGAGAACCGCTATAATAGGGACGCCTTCGGGCAGACGATCGAAGCATACGACAAAACATATCATACTTACGCTAGCAGCCGGAGCGGAGGAACGAAAGATACGACCTGGTCGATTGAAATGAGGGGCAGAACGAAATATCCGCCCCGGCAATACGGCGATTTTTTGCGGGATCAGCGGTTTAAGCTGGATGACGGTCAAGAGGATCAGGACGATTAG
- the ureC gene encoding urease subunit alpha, with protein sequence MSSMDRKSYAGMFGPTTGDAVRLADTELWAEIEQDFTVYGDECKFGGGKVIRDGMGQSSGALRSEGVLDTLITNAVVIDHWGIVKGDIGIRDGVIVGIGKAGNPDIMDGVTPGMVVGASTEVIAGEGKIVTAGGIDTHIHFICPQQIETALSSGVTTMIGGGTGPATGTNATTCTPGAWHMQRMLEAAEAFPMNIGFTGKGNASFTGPLIEQIEAGAIGLKLHEDWGTTPAAIDACLKAADQYDVQVAIHTDTLNESGFLEDTLAAIGGRTIHTYHTEGAGGGHAPDIIRAAGELNVLPSSTNPTRPYTINTIEEHLDMLMVCHHLDTRIPEDVAFADSRIRPETIAAEDILHDMGVFSMLSSDSQAMGRVGEVIIRTWQTADKMKRQRGPLETDSEGSDNFRIKRYIAKYTINPAITHGVSHLVGSVEPGKFADLVLWSPMFFGVKPDMVLKGGSIAYAQMGDPNASIPTPQPVFGRPMFAAFGKALTSSSITFVSQAAYDSGIKERLGLSKRVEPIKGCRSVTKKDMIHNDATPQIGVDPETYKVTVDGEHVTCEPAEVVPMAQRYFLF encoded by the coding sequence ATGAGTTCCATGGATCGCAAAAGTTACGCCGGCATGTTCGGACCGACTACGGGCGACGCAGTCCGACTTGCGGATACGGAGCTGTGGGCGGAAATCGAGCAGGATTTTACCGTTTACGGCGATGAATGCAAGTTCGGCGGCGGAAAAGTTATCCGCGACGGCATGGGCCAGTCGAGCGGCGCGCTGCGCAGCGAGGGCGTGCTCGACACGCTCATTACGAACGCTGTCGTGATCGACCACTGGGGCATCGTCAAAGGCGACATCGGTATCCGCGACGGTGTCATTGTGGGGATCGGCAAGGCCGGCAATCCGGACATCATGGACGGGGTTACTCCCGGCATGGTCGTCGGCGCGAGCACGGAAGTGATTGCGGGCGAAGGCAAGATCGTCACGGCCGGCGGCATCGATACCCACATTCACTTTATTTGTCCGCAGCAGATCGAAACCGCGCTCTCCTCGGGCGTAACAACGATGATCGGCGGCGGCACGGGACCGGCGACGGGAACGAACGCCACCACCTGTACGCCGGGAGCATGGCATATGCAGCGGATGCTTGAAGCGGCGGAAGCTTTTCCGATGAACATCGGTTTTACGGGAAAAGGCAACGCCTCCTTTACGGGACCGCTCATCGAGCAGATCGAAGCGGGAGCGATCGGCCTGAAGCTGCACGAGGACTGGGGTACGACGCCGGCGGCGATCGATGCCTGCCTTAAGGCTGCCGACCAGTACGACGTGCAGGTGGCGATCCATACCGATACGCTTAACGAATCGGGATTTCTGGAAGATACGCTTGCCGCGATCGGCGGACGCACCATTCATACGTACCATACGGAAGGAGCGGGCGGAGGACATGCGCCGGACATTATCCGCGCCGCGGGCGAATTGAACGTTCTGCCGTCGTCGACTAACCCGACCCGCCCGTATACGATCAATACGATCGAAGAGCATCTGGACATGCTGATGGTGTGCCACCATCTCGACACCCGCATCCCGGAGGACGTCGCTTTTGCGGATTCCCGCATCCGTCCGGAAACGATTGCGGCGGAAGACATTTTGCACGATATGGGCGTGTTCAGCATGCTCAGCTCCGACTCGCAGGCGATGGGCCGCGTCGGCGAAGTGATCATCCGCACCTGGCAAACGGCGGACAAAATGAAGCGTCAGCGCGGGCCGCTCGAGACGGACAGCGAAGGCAGCGACAACTTCAGGATCAAGCGCTATATCGCCAAATATACGATTAATCCGGCGATCACGCACGGCGTATCGCATCTGGTCGGTTCGGTCGAGCCCGGCAAATTCGCGGATCTGGTCTTGTGGAGCCCGATGTTTTTCGGCGTCAAGCCGGATATGGTGCTGAAGGGCGGAAGCATCGCCTACGCACAGATGGGAGATCCGAACGCCTCCATTCCGACGCCGCAGCCGGTGTTCGGACGTCCGATGTTCGCCGCGTTCGGCAAGGCGCTGACGAGCAGCTCCATCACGTTCGTGTCGCAGGCCGCCTATGACAGCGGAATTAAGGAAAGGCTGGGGCTCAGCAAACGCGTCGAGCCGATTAAAGGCTGCCGCAGCGTAACGAAAAAAGATATGATCCACAATGATGCGACGCCGCAGATCGGAGTCGATCCGGAAACGTATAAAGTAACCGTCGACGGCGAGCACGTCACCTGCGAACCGGCGGAAGTTGTGCCGATGGCGCAGCGTTACTTCCTGTTCTGA
- a CDS encoding urease accessory protein UreD: MPMNTATTITTPNPEAAAGAGGRLPASAGDALGASKRSVLRASFNRRGDRTVMEDKYHTAPIKIAKSFPLEDELAVMVMDVSPGMLEGDCYELEWTAGEGSGIYVTNQSFMKVHPCPDGRGAALKQRFSLAPGAFVQHMPEPVMLYKDAKFASDTVVHLAPGSAWMQAEVLCPGRTLRGEVFAYRRFDNRLAVYYGDELIFAQRQRIEPAVQPLSSAGCWDDKTHFGTFYLFSDKIDGSHPAAVREALDALPQTAGREVLYGVTLTHRHGLAVSAAAGAAWPLQQVLEAAWTCARSAVFGKQPLRFRK; this comes from the coding sequence ATGCCCATGAACACGGCCACCACCATCACCACGCCTAATCCTGAGGCGGCAGCCGGAGCCGGCGGACGGCTTCCGGCGTCCGCGGGGGACGCTTTGGGAGCCTCCAAACGCTCCGTGCTGCGCGCATCCTTCAACCGGCGCGGCGATCGAACGGTGATGGAGGATAAGTATCATACTGCGCCGATCAAAATCGCCAAGTCGTTTCCGCTCGAGGATGAGCTGGCCGTTATGGTGATGGACGTCTCGCCGGGCATGCTGGAGGGCGATTGTTACGAGCTGGAATGGACAGCCGGCGAAGGTTCCGGTATCTATGTGACGAACCAGTCGTTCATGAAAGTCCATCCATGCCCGGATGGGAGAGGGGCGGCGCTGAAACAGCGCTTCTCGCTTGCGCCGGGCGCGTTCGTGCAGCACATGCCCGAGCCGGTGATGCTCTACAAGGATGCAAAGTTCGCAAGCGACACCGTCGTGCATTTGGCTCCCGGCTCAGCCTGGATGCAGGCGGAAGTGCTCTGTCCGGGCCGAACGCTTCGCGGCGAAGTGTTCGCTTACCGCCGTTTCGATAACCGGCTCGCCGTTTATTACGGGGACGAGCTGATTTTCGCCCAAAGGCAGAGGATCGAGCCGGCCGTGCAGCCGCTGTCCTCCGCGGGTTGCTGGGATGACAAAACGCACTTCGGAACGTTTTATCTGTTTTCCGACAAGATCGATGGCAGCCATCCCGCTGCTGTGCGGGAAGCGCTTGACGCGCTGCCGCAAACGGCCGGCCGGGAGGTGCTGTACGGCGTGACGCTGACGCACCGTCACGGGCTCGCCGTGTCCGCCGCAGCCGGAGCGGCATGGCCGCTGCAGCAAGTTTTGGAAGCGGCATGGACTTGCGCCCGCAGCGCCGTCTTCGGGAAGCAGCCGCTTCGCTTCCGAAAATAA